The nucleotide window AAGGCTGATCATGATGTCGATTACTTGTTCGGCCAGGTGTCGATTGATAAAGCGTTTGTCGATTGGTCGGGAAATTGCGGTAACTTAACCGCAGCGGTTGGTAGCTTTGCGATATACTCGGGTTTAGTCGCTGCCGAGCGTGTGCCAGAAAATGGTGTTGCGACAGTACGTATTTGGCAAGCCAATATCAACAAAACCATCATTGCTAAAGTACCAATGGTAAATGGCGACGTGCAAGAAACCGGTGATTTTGAATTAGATGGCGTCACCTTTCCTGCTGCCGAAGTACCGGTGGAGTTTGTTGCCCCTGTCGATCCAAATGAAGCCATGTTTCCAACCGGTAATATTGTTGATGAATTGCATGTACCAGACGTTGGCACCTTTCAAGCAACAATGATCACCGCTGGGATCCCAACCATCTTCCTTAATGCAGAAGAATTAGGCTTTAGCGGCAGTGAACTGCAAGATGATATCAACAACAGTGATGAGATCCTCAACCGTTTTGAAACCATCCGTGCCTATGGTGCGATTAAGATGGGGTTAATCAATGACGTTGCAGAAGCAGTATCACGACAACACACACCAAAAGTTGCCTTTGTCGCACCGGCAAAAGCCTATAAAGCCTCAAGTGGTAAAAACGTTAGCGTAAATGACATCGACTTAAATGTTCGTGCCTTGTCTATGGGCAAATTGCACCACGCCATGATGGGCACGGCTGCTGTTGCTATCGGCACCGCAGGAGCAATACCTGGCACGCTAGTGAATATTGCCGCAGGTGGCGGTGAACGTCAGTTTGTCACCTTTGGTCACCCATCGGGCACGTTAAAGGTCGGCGCACAAGCAAGTTGTGTTGATGATCGCTGGCAAGTCGATAAAGCCATCATGAGTCGCAGCGCTCGTATTTTGATGGAAGGCTGGGTTCGTATACCAGGTGATTGTTTTTAAAATGTTTTAAAAGAGCTTGGCGCTTGCTAAACTCTACAACAATGCTAAACAAGTGAAAGGGTTGGCTGAGGCTAACCCTTTTTATTATTCAAATCTTTGCTAAGGTCTTATAGCATAGAGCAACTTAATTAACGGCCCATGACCACAATAAATAACGTTTTCACATCTTTGCCCGAACATCAAAACAAAGAAATCATAGAAACCCTTCTAGAAATGGGGCCTAGCAACACGGGCCACAATCAACTTAAGATCGAACGCATTATTTCAAATGGCGAATGTTCTGCCGATGGATATTGGTATCAGCAGCAACAAGATGAGTGGGTTATTGTGCTAAATGGCCATGGCGTGCTGGAGTTTGAGTCTGGTGAAACCGTCACCTTAGGTAAAGGCGATTATTGTTTTATTAAATCTGGCTTAAAACACCGAGTCGCGAAAACCAGTCAAACTGAAACCACTTTGTGGTTAGCTGTACATTATTTTTCAGACAATAACAGCGCAGCGGAAAAATCGTCACACCATTGTCATATTGAGTCCATATCCTTGGAGCAGGCGGCACATTTACTTAGCAATATTCCAGAGCTTGCCGCTGAGCCAAAAATTGATGCAGAGTATTTACGCAATCGCATTGGTAACGAATCCTTCTTGGCCCTAGCTGCTTATGTAGACGAGCAGCCGGTTGCGGTAAAAGTGGGTTATCAGCTTAATCAAAATGTGTTTTACAGTTGGTTGGGCGGCGTAGACCCCGAATATCGTAAATTGGGGTTGGCGCAAAGTTTACTGAGTTATCAAGAGACCTGGGTCGAGCAACAAGGCTATAAACAATTACGGGTCAAATCGATGAACATATACCCGATGATGATGCAGTTCCTATTGAAAAATGGCTATAAAATAAGTGGCTATCAGGGGAACTCGGGATTAGATGACGCGAAAATAATGTTCCATAAATCGTTTCAATAATGGAGTCTAGTTTGAAATTTAACACCATCTATAAACCGCTATTGGCCATGGCGTTGTTGTTTAGCAGCGCTTTAAGTGCAACCGAGTTGGTTGTTCCTGATACGTTCAGTGTGCTGCGCGTCAATGGGGAAGAGCATTCGACGTCGTTTTTTGCTAGAGAGTCCAAAGTCACGCTTGAGCCAGGGCAAAACGTGGTTGTGTTAAAATATTCAGAGTTATTTGATGACGATATGGAAGATCATCACACCACGATTCGTTCTAAGCCGTTTATTTTGTTATTTTCGATTGCCGGTGACGAACAGCTCACCTTCAGTTATACAAAGCCAATCGATAGCGACAGCGCCAAATTATTTGCCAAAGATCCGCAAGTGCAATTAATCGACAGCCAAGGCAAAGCCATTGCGATGGTAAATCAATCATTGGCAAGTTATGAAGATGAGGTGATGAGAGAAACCATGAATCGTCGCCAACAAATCGTCAAAAAGTCTTTGCAAAGCGAACAAGCGCCGGTAGCAAACCAATCGCCGCAATCCTTGTCTATGCTTAAATATTGGTGGCAACAAGCTAGCCAACAAGACAAAGAGGCATTTTTGCAATACTTGGAAGAGCAGGAGTAATACATGAAATATCTACATCTAAGCCTATTCGCCTTAGTGTGCCTTATGTCCAATCTTGCGCACGCGAATGAGTATCAAAAACATGGGTTAGAAGTAACAGGCAAAGGCGCCATCTTAATTGATCCTGATGTGTTTACCTTTTCTATTACTATTGCCGACCGTGCTGTTAGCGCCGAACAGTCAAAACAAGTTGTCGATGAAAAATCACAAGACATCTTAGCCGTAGCTAAGTCTTTAGGTGTGAAAGATGACAACATTGAAACCGCACAAATGTTGATTCGTCCAATTTTTGACCACTCATCACAAAATCAAGACAGCTTATATCAACCAGCGCTTATTGAAGTGTCGCGTAAATTAACGTTTATTCTCAATGACTTTGCTCACTATGATCCGTTAATGGAGCGCGCCATCGTGATTGGCGTTAAGCATATCTCTGGATTGAATTATCAAACCGAAAAAGCAGACATGTA belongs to Thalassotalea sp. HSM 43 and includes:
- the prpF gene encoding 2-methylaconitate cis-trans isomerase PrpF yields the protein MAHVPQVKIPATYMRGGTSKGVFFNLTDLPERCQVAGAARDNMLLRVIGSPDPYGKQTDGMGGATSSTSKTVILAKSEKADHDVDYLFGQVSIDKAFVDWSGNCGNLTAAVGSFAIYSGLVAAERVPENGVATVRIWQANINKTIIAKVPMVNGDVQETGDFELDGVTFPAAEVPVEFVAPVDPNEAMFPTGNIVDELHVPDVGTFQATMITAGIPTIFLNAEELGFSGSELQDDINNSDEILNRFETIRAYGAIKMGLINDVAEAVSRQHTPKVAFVAPAKAYKASSGKNVSVNDIDLNVRALSMGKLHHAMMGTAAVAIGTAGAIPGTLVNIAAGGGERQFVTFGHPSGTLKVGAQASCVDDRWQVDKAIMSRSARILMEGWVRIPGDCF
- a CDS encoding GNAT family N-acetyltransferase, which translates into the protein MTTINNVFTSLPEHQNKEIIETLLEMGPSNTGHNQLKIERIISNGECSADGYWYQQQQDEWVIVLNGHGVLEFESGETVTLGKGDYCFIKSGLKHRVAKTSQTETTLWLAVHYFSDNNSAAEKSSHHCHIESISLEQAAHLLSNIPELAAEPKIDAEYLRNRIGNESFLALAAYVDEQPVAVKVGYQLNQNVFYSWLGGVDPEYRKLGLAQSLLSYQETWVEQQGYKQLRVKSMNIYPMMMQFLLKNGYKISGYQGNSGLDDAKIMFHKSFQ
- a CDS encoding DUF2057 domain-containing protein; the encoded protein is MKFNTIYKPLLAMALLFSSALSATELVVPDTFSVLRVNGEEHSTSFFARESKVTLEPGQNVVVLKYSELFDDDMEDHHTTIRSKPFILLFSIAGDEQLTFSYTKPIDSDSAKLFAKDPQVQLIDSQGKAIAMVNQSLASYEDEVMRETMNRRQQIVKKSLQSEQAPVANQSPQSLSMLKYWWQQASQQDKEAFLQYLEEQE
- a CDS encoding SIMPL domain-containing protein, whose translation is MKYLHLSLFALVCLMSNLAHANEYQKHGLEVTGKGAILIDPDVFTFSITIADRAVSAEQSKQVVDEKSQDILAVAKSLGVKDDNIETAQMLIRPIFDHSSQNQDSLYQPALIEVSRKLTFILNDFAHYDPLMERAIVIGVKHISGLNYQTEKADMYYRQAMDIAIEDAKAKAQQLAKQLNVKVGKVTYMAEIPVNAPRVLRVNDDAETSRAVALTSTPGRREIAAQVLINFSIE